From Candidatus Latescibacter sp., one genomic window encodes:
- a CDS encoding aldo/keto reductase → MKRRVFVKTAALGAAAAAVGCSSALRSGMIQPSSDRMKYTILGKTGIKVSRLGFGSHLSTENMADPSGRDKHIQYGIEMGINFFDIYDHTYFQFAPMSKSLANHPHTVMSLYMESNDVEKRVNEVLKQFGRERIDLYRVMSQEFAKLDQLLAVKQKGKIRGVGIVDHNEENILQAIKKYGDSLDYVIFPYNFVHNKATPNDKQNSWAAFLRLAKKYNYGLVGMKPFCNEMLVTFAKENGYIGGPKDRGISVPSAAIRYALSTGAIHLSLPAMNSIREIEENLQGVYQPKLSALEIEVLDEIDLLALEKKWAYLNQKPEYAWLVNWAQRGV, encoded by the coding sequence ATGAAACGCCGCGTTTTTGTTAAAACAGCCGCCCTGGGCGCAGCAGCCGCAGCGGTTGGATGTTCTTCCGCGTTGAGAAGCGGGATGATTCAGCCCTCGTCAGACCGTATGAAATATACTATCCTGGGGAAAACGGGAATCAAGGTGTCGCGTCTCGGATTCGGTTCACATCTTTCCACGGAGAATATGGCCGACCCGTCAGGCCGTGACAAACATATCCAGTATGGGATCGAAATGGGCATCAACTTCTTCGACATCTATGACCATACCTATTTCCAGTTCGCACCAATGTCCAAAAGCCTGGCAAATCACCCGCACACGGTCATGTCCCTCTACATGGAATCAAACGATGTAGAAAAGCGGGTCAATGAGGTGCTCAAACAATTCGGCCGCGAGCGGATCGATCTTTACCGGGTAATGTCCCAGGAATTCGCCAAGCTTGACCAACTCCTGGCGGTAAAGCAGAAAGGGAAAATCCGCGGAGTTGGTATTGTCGACCACAACGAGGAAAACATCCTTCAGGCCATCAAGAAATACGGCGACTCACTCGACTATGTGATTTTCCCCTACAATTTCGTCCACAACAAGGCCACCCCGAACGACAAGCAGAATTCATGGGCCGCATTCCTGCGCCTGGCGAAAAAATACAATTACGGCCTTGTCGGGATGAAACCGTTCTGCAACGAGATGCTGGTTACTTTTGCCAAAGAGAACGGCTATATCGGCGGCCCAAAGGATCGCGGGATTTCAGTACCTTCGGCGGCCATCCGCTACGCACTCTCCACCGGGGCAATCCACCTCTCTCTTCCGGCCATGAACAGCATCCGTGAGATCGAGGAGAACCTGCAAGGGGTCTACCAGCCGAAGCTAAGCGCCCTCGAGATTGAAGTTCTCGATGAAATCGACCTCCTCGCCCTGGAGAAGAAATGGGCGTACCTGAACCAGAAACCGGAATATGCCTGGCTGGTCAACTGGGCGCAACGGGGGGTATGA
- a CDS encoding type II toxin-antitoxin system HicA family toxin has translation MPQFGPIRQRELVECLRRAGFEGPFSGGKHPFMVKRELTITIPNPHGGEIGRELLAKILRQAGLSKEEWEKF, from the coding sequence ATGCCTCAGTTTGGTCCTATCAGGCAACGAGAACTGGTGGAATGTCTACGCCGGGCAGGTTTTGAAGGACCGTTTTCCGGTGGCAAGCATCCATTCATGGTTAAGAGAGAGTTGACTATCACAATCCCTAATCCCCATGGTGGAGAGATTGGCAGAGAGTTACTCGCAAAAATTCTTAGGCAGGCGGGACTGTCAAAAGAAGAATGGGAAAAGTTTTAG
- a CDS encoding type II toxin-antitoxin system HicB family antitoxin, whose amino-acid sequence MIRRYIDAALAHARYELLTEDKTFYCDIPDCQGVYTSANTLEMCRKNLEEILEEWILIRIFRRLPIPEIDGIRIEVKVEDVA is encoded by the coding sequence ATGATAAGACGTTACATAGATGCGGCTTTAGCCCACGCCCGGTATGAGTTGTTGACCGAGGACAAGACATTCTACTGTGATATACCGGACTGCCAAGGAGTGTACACAAGTGCAAATACATTAGAAATGTGTCGTAAAAACCTGGAGGAGATACTGGAAGAGTGGATACTTATTCGCATCTTTAGACGTCTTCCAATCCCTGAGATCGATGGTATCCGTATCGAGGTTAAAGTGGAGGATGTTGCCTGA
- a CDS encoding Fic family protein — protein sequence MVYITLNNALEIYLRVMAQSGGLMGVLNMGALESALAQPRMTFDDEDLYPAIIEKAAALGYSMVKNHPFVDGNKRTGHAVMEMFLIKHIMNLH from the coding sequence ATGGTATACATCACGCTCAACAATGCTCTAGAAATTTACCTGCGGGTAATGGCGCAATCAGGGGGTTTAATGGGTGTGTTGAATATGGGCGCACTGGAGTCCGCCCTCGCTCAGCCGCGAATGACATTCGACGATGAAGATTTGTACCCGGCCATTATTGAAAAGGCCGCAGCTCTTGGATATTCTATGGTTAAAAATCATCCCTTTGTTGATGGCAACAAGAGAACAGGGCATGCAGTGATGGAAATGTTTCTCATAAAGCATATCATGAACCTGCACTAA
- a CDS encoding DNA-binding protein, whose protein sequence is MNTITINLPDERFVQLKEAAGRLGVAPEELARASIEDMLMLPDEIFSRTLDNLLKKNAELYQRLAAL, encoded by the coding sequence ATGAATACAATCACCATCAATCTGCCGGATGAGCGATTCGTTCAGCTGAAAGAAGCCGCGGGCCGGTTAGGTGTCGCACCTGAAGAACTCGCGCGCGCCAGTATCGAAGACATGCTCATGCTTCCCGACGAAATATTCAGTCGAACCCTTGATAATCTGTTGAAAAAGAACGCAGAACTTTATCAACGGCTGGCGGCGTTATAA
- a CDS encoding Gfo/Idh/MocA family oxidoreductase, with amino-acid sequence MSTRRSFMQGAALAGIAGIVAARRAPAFAQDTKIKKIGVLGLGSHSFAVRFKTRPEGYTKEILAKPYGVWDDNPQVADAMKGEVYEKVFRDPVQLAKECDCIHIEHADYRKVFELAQPGLEMGKPTFINRPFTATIADAEETVRLAKAYKAPLMSASSLEFGEEVPQMQAFMKEKGPIRAYEAYGPEGHFTWHLPHVINYAHAGLGGGIDTVYFAGDFEIDLRQFRNEKKPTGDTLCVLTYKPRDGQPPIIGMCHVNNYPGQFHVNVYAVKENRNFILQGKWDMNMFDKLNDLYSFGKIPRPYEAILEQHRALVAANVSRLTGRAVKLDSLGGNDALPYTDGIRDYVVSRTLAPVKK; translated from the coding sequence ATGTCTACCCGTCGTTCGTTCATGCAAGGCGCCGCACTCGCCGGTATCGCCGGGATTGTCGCCGCGCGCCGCGCCCCCGCTTTCGCGCAGGATACGAAAATCAAGAAAATAGGCGTTCTGGGACTCGGCTCACACAGTTTCGCCGTTCGGTTCAAAACCCGCCCGGAAGGATACACGAAAGAAATTCTCGCGAAACCCTATGGGGTCTGGGACGACAATCCCCAAGTGGCGGATGCCATGAAGGGCGAAGTGTACGAAAAGGTTTTCAGGGATCCGGTTCAACTTGCGAAAGAATGCGACTGTATCCACATCGAGCATGCCGATTACCGCAAGGTCTTCGAACTGGCGCAGCCGGGGCTTGAGATGGGGAAACCCACATTCATCAACCGTCCGTTCACTGCTACCATAGCCGATGCGGAGGAGACGGTGAGGCTGGCGAAAGCTTACAAAGCCCCCCTTATGAGCGCTTCCTCTCTGGAATTCGGGGAGGAAGTTCCCCAGATGCAGGCATTTATGAAAGAAAAAGGACCCATCCGTGCGTACGAAGCATACGGCCCAGAAGGCCACTTCACCTGGCATCTGCCCCATGTCATTAATTACGCACATGCAGGTCTCGGAGGCGGAATAGACACTGTGTACTTCGCCGGTGACTTTGAGATCGACCTCAGACAATTCCGTAATGAGAAGAAACCCACGGGCGATACCCTCTGCGTTCTCACCTATAAACCGCGCGACGGCCAGCCTCCCATCATCGGGATGTGTCATGTCAATAACTACCCGGGGCAGTTTCATGTGAATGTCTATGCGGTGAAAGAGAACCGGAACTTCATCCTCCAGGGCAAGTGGGACATGAACATGTTCGACAAGCTGAACGACCTGTATTCATTCGGGAAGATTCCCCGGCCTTACGAGGCGATACTCGAACAGCATCGCGCCCTGGTGGCAGCCAATGTGTCACGGCTGACCGGAAGGGCGGTGAAGCTCGATTCCCTGGGAGGCAACGATGCACTTCCCTATACCGATGGCATCCGTGATTATGTTGTGAGCCGAACTCTGGCGCCCGTAAAAAAATGA
- a CDS encoding SMP-30/gluconolactonase/LRE family protein, whose amino-acid sequence MIRGKVRFHHLTLQGRLHSIQFLTHRFLVAFFFLATVFTCFSTVTTNARETATGNEELYVSKIFIPPGGFTTSIEGPACDISGNLYAVNYSKKGAIGKVTPDGQAGIFVQLPGTSVGNGIRFNSKDFMFIADYVNHNIFKVDMKTREITVFAHESAMSQPNDIAIGANDILYASDPDFNKATGKIWRIDTNGAVTLLDSLSGTTNGIEVGADEKTLYVNESNQRNVWTFDLSPEGKTSNKRLLIKFADSTLDGMRCDIAGNLYITRLENSAVTKVSPKGEILQEIKLIGKNPSNLDFGGPDGRTCYVTLANDGSIETFRVDLPGRSWQLYQNRNALMAQNDTAKPQSFVLAGNYPNPFNSSTVIEYTVRSESVIELSVFNMLGQRVAVLKSGPAQPGKYMMSWYAGNLPSGTYFVRLITGSASETRKVMLLK is encoded by the coding sequence ATGATAAGGGGAAAAGTGCGTTTCCACCACCTGACACTACAGGGAAGATTACATAGTATTCAATTTCTCACTCACCGTTTTCTGGTTGCGTTCTTCTTTTTAGCAACAGTGTTTACCTGCTTTTCAACCGTTACAACAAACGCACGGGAAACTGCCACTGGAAATGAAGAACTGTATGTAAGCAAAATCTTCATTCCGCCCGGCGGTTTCACCACGAGCATCGAAGGTCCGGCCTGCGATATCTCCGGAAATCTTTATGCGGTCAATTATTCCAAAAAGGGCGCCATCGGGAAAGTGACCCCGGACGGCCAGGCAGGTATTTTCGTCCAGCTCCCCGGGACCAGTGTCGGCAACGGCATACGGTTCAACAGCAAGGATTTCATGTTCATCGCCGACTATGTCAACCACAACATTTTCAAGGTGGACATGAAAACCCGTGAAATCACCGTCTTTGCCCATGAATCCGCCATGAGCCAGCCGAACGACATCGCCATTGGCGCCAACGACATTCTCTATGCCAGCGATCCCGATTTCAACAAAGCAACCGGAAAGATATGGCGCATCGATACGAACGGCGCGGTTACTCTGCTCGACTCCCTCTCGGGTACCACCAATGGCATCGAGGTCGGCGCCGATGAGAAAACCCTCTATGTCAATGAGTCAAATCAGCGCAATGTCTGGACGTTCGATCTCTCCCCGGAGGGCAAAACCAGCAACAAGCGCCTGCTCATCAAATTCGCCGACTCCACCCTGGACGGCATGCGCTGCGACATCGCCGGAAACCTGTACATCACCCGACTGGAGAACAGCGCGGTGACCAAGGTTTCTCCTAAGGGCGAAATCCTCCAGGAGATAAAACTCATCGGCAAAAATCCCAGCAACCTTGATTTCGGCGGCCCCGACGGCCGTACTTGCTATGTCACCCTGGCTAATGACGGCAGTATCGAAACATTCCGGGTTGACCTCCCCGGCAGAAGCTGGCAGCTCTACCAGAACCGAAATGCTCTCATGGCGCAAAACGATACCGCCAAACCGCAGAGCTTTGTTCTGGCGGGGAATTATCCCAATCCGTTCAATTCCTCCACGGTTATCGAATACACCGTCCGGAGCGAATCCGTCATCGAACTGTCCGTTTTTAACATGCTCGGCCAGCGGGTAGCGGTATTGAAAAGCGGGCCGGCGCAACCCGGAAAATACATGATGTCATGGTATGCGGGGAATCTGCCGAGCGGAACATATTTTGTACGGCTGATTACTGGAAGCGCGTCTGAGACGAGGAAGGTGATGCTGTTGAAGTGA
- a CDS encoding SEC-C metal-binding domain-containing protein has product MTKLGTNKKPAIVRVQTEARAQEIIAICEQNGWIFIVGIEPDKPEDISHVVKLMKKGTQEKRTDFTPRVSRNDYCPCGSGSKYKNCCWEKDNVANT; this is encoded by the coding sequence GTGACGAAGCTTGGAACTAACAAAAAGCCGGCGATAGTCCGTGTTCAAACCGAAGCACGGGCTCAAGAAATAATCGCAATTTGTGAACAAAATGGATGGATATTCATTGTCGGGATTGAACCGGACAAGCCTGAAGACATCTCCCATGTGGTCAAACTGATGAAGAAAGGAACTCAAGAGAAACGTACGGACTTCACCCCCCGAGTAAGCCGGAACGACTACTGTCCGTGCGGCAGCGGCAGTAAATACAAGAACTGCTGCTGGGAAAAGGACAATGTTGCCAACACCTGA
- a CDS encoding DUF4258 domain-containing protein yields the protein MSDTYKQIVALIKKGDILVSDHGYDEMAEEEIFVRDIISGIDNSRLVEDYPNYTKGPCVLLLQRASDEKPIHVVWGIPKGYLSPAVIVTAYRPDPNRWSDDFLRRKR from the coding sequence ATGAGTGATACATATAAGCAGATAGTAGCTCTTATAAAAAAAGGCGATATTCTGGTTTCTGATCATGGTTACGATGAAATGGCGGAAGAAGAAATATTTGTCAGAGATATAATTTCCGGTATTGATAATTCTCGATTGGTTGAAGATTATCCAAATTATACAAAGGGACCTTGTGTCTTACTTTTACAACGAGCTAGTGATGAAAAACCGATACATGTCGTATGGGGTATTCCCAAAGGATATTTATCCCCTGCCGTCATTGTCACCGCATATCGGCCTGATCCAAATCGGTGGAGCGATGATTTTTTAAGGAGAAAAAGATGA